In one window of Haemophilus parainfluenzae DNA:
- a CDS encoding heavy metal-binding domain-containing protein has protein sequence MIVTTTPSVEGKQIVEYKQVVFGEVIAGANFMRDFFAGITDVIGGRSSVYERRISRARQDALKELEEKAYALGANAIVGVEVNYTTVGTKSMFMVIASGTAVVVR, from the coding sequence ATGATTGTGACAACAACCCCTAGTGTTGAAGGGAAACAAATCGTAGAATACAAACAAGTCGTCTTCGGTGAGGTGATTGCGGGTGCAAACTTCATGCGTGATTTTTTTGCTGGCATCACAGATGTGATTGGTGGGCGTTCTAGTGTTTATGAGCGTCGTATTAGTCGCGCGCGTCAAGATGCGTTGAAAGAACTGGAAGAAAAAGCATACGCCTTAGGTGCTAATGCCATTGTTGGCGTGGAAGTTAACTACACAACGGTAGGCACGAAAAGCATGTTTATGGTGATTGCAAGTGGCACGGCAGTGGTGGTGCGCTAA
- the rdgB gene encoding RdgB/HAM1 family non-canonical purine NTP pyrophosphatase, with protein sequence MKQKIVLATGNKGKVKEMADVLADFGFEVIAQTDLGIESPEETGLTFVENAILKARYASEKSGLPAIADDSGLVVDVLNGAPGLYSARYAGVDGEEADAKNREKLLAELADVPTERRQAKFVSTIVLLQYPSDPSPIIAQGECEGNIIYEERGENGFGYDSLFFSPEKGCTFAELETVEKKKISHRAKALAILKSKLSV encoded by the coding sequence ATGAAGCAAAAAATTGTGCTTGCCACGGGCAATAAAGGCAAAGTAAAAGAAATGGCAGACGTATTAGCCGATTTCGGTTTTGAAGTGATTGCTCAAACGGATTTAGGCATCGAAAGCCCAGAGGAAACTGGCTTAACGTTTGTCGAAAATGCGATCCTGAAAGCGCGTTATGCATCTGAAAAATCAGGTTTACCGGCTATTGCAGATGATTCCGGTCTTGTGGTGGATGTGTTAAATGGTGCGCCAGGATTGTATTCTGCACGCTATGCGGGTGTAGATGGTGAGGAAGCCGATGCGAAAAATCGTGAAAAATTACTGGCAGAATTAGCTGATGTACCAACTGAACGTCGCCAAGCAAAATTTGTGAGTACGATTGTGTTATTACAATACCCAAGTGATCCTTCTCCGATCATTGCTCAAGGTGAATGTGAAGGGAATATCATTTATGAAGAACGAGGTGAAAACGGCTTTGGTTACGATTCGCTCTTTTTTAGCCCTGAAAAAGGTTGTACTTTTGCAGAATTAGAAACCGTAGAGAAAAAGAAAATTTCTCATCGTGCTAAGGCGTTAGCCATTTTAAAATCAAAATTAAGCGTCTAA
- a CDS encoding DUF305 domain-containing protein, translated as MKKLMTFITLSAAAVSIYAQANEQPHQAHMNMPMSTDSAMQQELMQGMSQMHQDMMAAAQYKDPDVAFAAGMLPHHIGAVKMAEVELKYGKDPEMRKLAENIINAQQAEIEQMQKWLKVHNKK; from the coding sequence ATGAAAAAACTTATGACTTTTATCACACTTAGCGCTGCTGCAGTTTCAATTTATGCCCAAGCTAATGAACAACCGCATCAAGCACACATGAATATGCCAATGTCGACAGATTCTGCAATGCAACAAGAATTAATGCAAGGTATGAGTCAAATGCATCAAGACATGATGGCAGCTGCGCAATATAAAGATCCTGATGTTGCTTTTGCAGCAGGTATGTTGCCACACCATATTGGCGCAGTAAAAATGGCGGAAGTTGAATTAAAATACGGAAAAGATCCTGAGATGCGTAAGCTTGCTGAGAATATTATTAACGCTCAACAGGCAGAAATTGAACAAATGCAAAAATGGCTTAAAGTGCACAATAAAAAATAA